The following coding sequences are from one Holophagales bacterium window:
- a CDS encoding TIGR03960 family B12-binding radical SAM protein — MRFDSLRPRLEPFLLRVERPGRYLGLERNVVRKDLAASELTLCLAFPDAYEIGMSHTGTKILYEIVNRREGFACERSYAPWVDLEEVMRREAIPLFSIESCAPVRDFDVVGFSLQSELNYTNVPNMLDLAGIPVLAADRSDGDPVVIGGGPCVANPEPVADFFDVFLIGDAEEALGVFLDAVKATRRLPRRERLLAFAACPGIYVPSLYDVTYDGVDGGGDRVVSYVANAPGVPERAKRVWVEKLDPAVYPDKPMVPSVDIVQDRLGLEIMRGCTQGCRFCQAGYWYRPVRELDPADVARMTKAFIDEAGWSEVGLLSLSSADYSQIEPLVACLAPELAKTKVSISLPSLRAEAFSVALADAVSEVRKSGFTFAPETGSDRLRRVINKTFTNDDMVKAAGVAFERGWDLIKVYTMIGLPSETTADLDDLVTLVANILAEGRKKGVRATVHVSIGSYVPKSFTPFQWSAFDGVDALTEKLAYLREKFRPVRGAKLKWHEPKEAEIEAMLSLGDRRMSKALLEVWKRGGKFDGWSEHFSWQRWTEALEAAGIPKARHLREKDLKETLPWDVVDASIRKPFLVVEWKKALQEMATDDCKWGHCYACGVPGNGEDTVLASGMPETFSFALPSRPGTPGPGAPRPWPRRPLPAAGVASGVADARDEGRGSAYADKAKGAAYRMKATPDLLPLRERRRHRGGASESAAIAKTWRVSFEKLGDARYLSHRNVMDILERALRAARVPVRYTEGFNPHLRLSMGPALPLGQESRHELFDLDVVDTLAPEFLAAVNERLPPGMRLLGWTELPAGARSLGKAATEAVYRFTMPNGDEMTQRLLLAGEGATTPKRFIETTWGLAPEDQHVIRVVREETVLRPARPGGRAACRCGRRMKRGGRPSAPDALRRRRLAPLASVALPRGVPGRRSPRRPTSPTGAPLRPDLLSTHAAPDPHHGRGGRARRLRTNPLRLARGAIPRLDGGSRRPREQAGTGGSRAGHRGGGSGPSARPRHRLLRRSGPLARSIHGAHPPRRRPPPRALRAPGAQDRPRRRRHPPRARGPREADLSVGLPRRPRVGPPEEPLALARDGRAARNRDLRPLRCLRGRMGGGLRDRRARPLDAPRPDPDGKGEGQPESDQPRGPP; from the coding sequence ATGCGTTTCGACTCCCTCCGCCCCCGACTCGAGCCCTTCCTTCTTCGCGTGGAGCGCCCCGGGCGCTACCTCGGCCTGGAACGCAACGTCGTCCGCAAGGACCTCGCCGCCTCCGAGCTCACGCTCTGCCTCGCCTTCCCCGACGCCTACGAGATCGGGATGAGCCACACCGGTACGAAGATCCTCTACGAGATCGTGAACCGCCGGGAGGGCTTCGCCTGCGAGCGCAGCTACGCGCCGTGGGTCGACCTCGAGGAGGTGATGCGGCGGGAGGCGATCCCGCTCTTTTCCATCGAGTCGTGCGCCCCCGTGCGCGATTTCGACGTCGTCGGCTTTTCCCTGCAGAGCGAGCTGAACTACACCAACGTGCCGAACATGCTCGACCTCGCGGGGATTCCCGTCCTGGCGGCCGACCGCTCAGACGGCGATCCGGTCGTCATCGGCGGCGGGCCGTGCGTCGCGAACCCCGAGCCGGTGGCCGACTTCTTCGACGTCTTCCTGATCGGCGACGCCGAGGAAGCGCTCGGCGTCTTCCTCGACGCGGTGAAGGCGACCCGGCGCCTGCCGCGCCGCGAAAGGCTCCTCGCCTTCGCGGCCTGCCCCGGCATCTACGTTCCATCCCTCTACGACGTGACCTACGACGGAGTGGACGGCGGCGGCGACCGCGTCGTCTCGTACGTCGCGAACGCGCCCGGAGTCCCCGAGCGGGCCAAGCGGGTCTGGGTCGAGAAGCTCGACCCGGCGGTCTACCCCGACAAGCCGATGGTCCCGTCCGTCGACATCGTCCAGGACCGCCTCGGCCTCGAGATCATGCGCGGCTGCACGCAGGGGTGCCGCTTCTGCCAGGCGGGCTACTGGTACCGCCCGGTGCGCGAGCTCGACCCCGCCGACGTCGCCCGGATGACGAAGGCGTTCATCGACGAGGCGGGCTGGTCCGAGGTCGGCCTCCTCTCCCTCTCCTCGGCCGACTACTCGCAGATCGAGCCGCTCGTCGCGTGCCTCGCGCCGGAGCTCGCGAAGACGAAGGTCTCCATCTCGCTCCCGTCGCTGCGCGCCGAGGCGTTCTCGGTCGCTCTCGCCGACGCCGTCTCGGAGGTGAGGAAGTCGGGCTTCACGTTCGCCCCCGAGACCGGCTCCGACCGTCTCCGGCGCGTCATCAACAAGACGTTCACGAACGACGACATGGTGAAGGCCGCGGGCGTCGCCTTCGAGCGTGGATGGGACCTCATCAAGGTCTACACGATGATCGGCCTCCCCTCCGAGACGACCGCCGACCTCGACGACCTCGTGACGCTCGTGGCGAACATCCTCGCAGAAGGGCGGAAGAAGGGCGTTCGGGCAACGGTCCACGTCTCCATCGGCTCCTACGTCCCGAAGAGCTTCACGCCGTTCCAGTGGTCCGCGTTCGACGGCGTCGATGCGCTGACGGAGAAGCTCGCCTACCTGAGAGAGAAGTTCCGCCCCGTCCGGGGAGCGAAGCTGAAGTGGCACGAGCCGAAGGAGGCCGAGATCGAGGCCATGCTCTCGCTCGGCGACCGGCGGATGTCGAAGGCCCTCCTCGAGGTCTGGAAGAGGGGCGGCAAGTTCGACGGCTGGTCGGAGCACTTCTCCTGGCAGCGCTGGACCGAGGCGCTCGAGGCCGCGGGGATCCCGAAGGCGCGCCACCTCCGCGAGAAGGACCTGAAGGAGACGCTCCCCTGGGACGTCGTCGACGCCTCGATCCGCAAGCCCTTCCTGGTCGTCGAGTGGAAGAAGGCCCTCCAGGAGATGGCGACCGACGACTGCAAGTGGGGACACTGTTATGCCTGCGGCGTGCCCGGCAACGGCGAGGACACCGTCCTCGCGAGCGGCATGCCCGAGACGTTCTCCTTTGCGCTGCCGTCGCGGCCTGGAACCCCGGGTCCCGGGGCTCCGCGGCCGTGGCCCCGGCGGCCCCTTCCTGCCGCCGGCGTCGCGAGCGGCGTCGCCGACGCACGGGACGAGGGGCGCGGCTCGGCGTACGCCGACAAGGCGAAGGGGGCGGCCTACCGGATGAAGGCGACGCCCGACCTCCTGCCGCTCCGCGAGCGGCGGAGGCACCGCGGAGGCGCGAGCGAGAGCGCGGCGATCGCCAAGACGTGGCGCGTCTCCTTCGAGAAGCTCGGCGACGCCCGCTACCTCTCGCACCGCAACGTCATGGACATCCTCGAGCGGGCGCTGCGGGCCGCGCGCGTCCCCGTCCGCTACACGGAGGGCTTCAACCCGCACCTGCGGCTGTCGATGGGGCCGGCGCTCCCGCTCGGCCAGGAGTCGCGGCACGAGCTCTTCGACCTCGACGTCGTCGACACCCTCGCACCGGAGTTCCTCGCCGCCGTCAACGAACGCCTTCCTCCCGGGATGCGGCTCCTCGGCTGGACCGAGCTGCCCGCCGGCGCGCGCTCCCTCGGCAAGGCCGCGACCGAGGCCGTCTACCGCTTCACGATGCCGAACGGAGACGAGATGACGCAGCGCCTCCTCCTCGCGGGAGAGGGCGCCACGACGCCGAAACGCTTCATCGAGACGACGTGGGGCCTCGCCCCCGAGGACCAGCACGTCATCCGCGTCGTCCGCGAGGAGACGGTCCTCCGGCCTGCCCGGCCCGGCGGCCGCGCCGCATGCCGCTGTGGGCGGCGGATGAAGCGCGGCGGCCGGCCTTCTGCGCCGGATGCGCTCCGGCGTCGTCGCCTCGCGCCGCTCGCGTCGGTCGCCCTGCCTCGAGGCGTGCCTGGCCGGAGATCGCCGCGCCGGCCTACTTCGCCCACGGGGGCGCCTCTACGACCAGATCTTCTTTCCACACACGCCGCTCCTGATCCTCATCACGGCCGCGGGGGGCGCGCTCGTCGGCTTCGGACCAATCCTCTTCGCCTCGCTCGTGGGGCTATCCCTCGCCTCGACGGCGGCTCTCGTCGTCCTCGGGAACAGGCCGGGACGGGCGGCTCGAGAGCCGGTCATCGCGGCGGTGGCAGCGGTCCCTCTGCTCGCCCTCGGCATCGTCTACTTCGACGGTCCGGCCCTCTGGCCCGATCCATTCATGGCGCCCATCCTCCTCGGCGGCGTCCTCCTCCTCGAGCGCTTCGAGCGCCGGGGGCGCAGGACCGACCTCGTCGCCGGCGGCATCCTCCTCGGGCTCGCGGTCCTCGTGAAGCAGACCTCAGCGTGGGTCTCCCTCGCCGCCCTCGCGTGGGTCCTCCTGAGGAGCCGCTGGCGCTCGCCCGGGACGGTCGCGCTGCTCGCAATCGCGATCTGCGCCCCCTACGGTGTCTTCGCGGCCGGATGGGCGGCGGTCTTCGGGACCGTCGAGCACGTCCGCTGGACGCTCCTCGTCCCGATCCAGATGGGAAGGGCGAAGGACAACCTGAATCCGATCAGCCTCGAGGTCCTCCATGA
- a CDS encoding 6-carboxytetrahydropterin synthase produces the protein MPFTIRCHATFEAAHHLRDYVGGPEPVHGHSWKIEVALGTDALGAYDLSVDFVPTERLVRELAARLHDRDINSVPPFDGKNPSAENVALWVADEIRASGHLKDGARLEEVTVWEGPRNSVTWRP, from the coding sequence ATGCCCTTCACCATCCGCTGCCATGCGACCTTCGAGGCCGCCCACCACCTGCGCGACTACGTGGGCGGGCCGGAGCCCGTCCACGGCCACTCCTGGAAGATCGAGGTCGCCCTCGGGACCGACGCGCTCGGCGCGTACGACCTCTCCGTCGACTTCGTTCCGACCGAGCGGCTCGTGCGGGAGCTCGCCGCGCGCCTCCACGACCGCGACATCAACTCCGTGCCGCCGTTCGACGGGAAGAACCCGAGCGCCGAGAACGTCGCCCTCTGGGTGGCGGACGAGATCCGCGCTTCCGGCCACCTGAAGGACGGAGCGCGCCTCGAGGAGGTGACGGTGTGGGAGGGGCCGAGGAACTCGGTGACCTGGAGACCCTGA
- a CDS encoding radical SAM protein, with amino-acid sequence MMREAFYSAVRGTADVAWRGFQWANRKVPARSFQPAWSPEPLPKSHERSKPPLGFPRRTDSLCPVCTREVRDAIVKGQEDLRALIDGHPGEIPADIVQRGQEIWMVKTCPKHGTFEDLMSSDIDFYRRLEGNFFGRDVKIGKDKLHEHGSSSIRYGRGAVLTVDLTNRCNMMCNPCFMDANQVGYVHELTWDDLKQILDNAVSIKPKRQVSVQFSGGEPTLSPYFLQAIRYSKEIGYFAAQCASNGIRFAQEPEFAKAAAEAGLRLVYLQFDGVGNEHNQHRGVDNLYDVKLRALENLKAAGVDVTLVITIVNSVNNGQVGDIIRFAIKNIDKINALSFQPVSFTGRDEEIDDETRKKQRYTLSHLASDVKTQAGLGEPMRDWFPLSASGPFSDLRDLLGGLEAEWGSLKCGCHPNCGIATMVLVHEKTGDAVPVTQLLDVDQLLRDLTVITDAARGRFLTVLQAALATARNIRPAGVPRNLGVLETLKIMDGHTGKSMGIAKEGRYPWRVLLVAGMWFQDLFNYDFRRTEMCIIPYGTQLGEISFCAYNTGAGWRQIIEEMHQTATLADWYRDKGRHPIYAGGKAVPLPTYRPKPATAPEELPQAAKLGVGMALPSFGTAAGK; translated from the coding sequence ATGATGCGTGAGGCTTTCTATTCGGCGGTGCGGGGAACCGCGGACGTCGCCTGGAGGGGGTTCCAGTGGGCCAACCGGAAGGTGCCGGCCCGCTCCTTCCAGCCGGCGTGGTCGCCCGAGCCGCTGCCGAAAAGCCACGAGCGCAGCAAGCCGCCGCTCGGCTTCCCGAGGAGAACCGATTCCCTCTGCCCGGTCTGCACGCGCGAGGTGCGCGACGCCATCGTGAAGGGCCAGGAAGACCTGCGCGCCCTGATCGACGGCCACCCGGGCGAGATCCCGGCCGACATCGTCCAGCGAGGGCAGGAGATCTGGATGGTCAAGACGTGCCCGAAGCACGGCACGTTCGAGGACCTGATGTCGAGTGACATCGACTTCTACCGCCGGCTCGAGGGGAACTTCTTCGGGCGGGACGTGAAGATCGGCAAGGACAAGCTCCACGAGCACGGCTCGTCGTCGATCCGCTACGGCCGCGGCGCGGTCCTCACCGTCGACCTGACGAATCGCTGCAACATGATGTGCAACCCCTGCTTCATGGACGCCAACCAGGTCGGCTACGTCCACGAGCTGACCTGGGACGACCTGAAGCAGATCCTCGACAACGCGGTCTCCATCAAGCCGAAGAGGCAGGTCTCGGTCCAGTTCTCCGGCGGCGAGCCGACCCTCTCTCCCTACTTTCTGCAGGCGATCCGCTACTCGAAGGAGATCGGCTACTTCGCCGCCCAGTGCGCCTCCAACGGTATCCGCTTCGCGCAGGAGCCGGAGTTCGCGAAGGCGGCGGCCGAAGCGGGTCTGCGCCTCGTCTACCTCCAGTTCGACGGGGTGGGGAACGAGCACAACCAGCACCGGGGCGTCGACAACCTCTACGACGTCAAGCTGCGCGCCCTCGAGAACCTCAAGGCCGCCGGCGTCGACGTGACGCTCGTCATCACGATCGTCAACTCGGTCAACAACGGCCAGGTCGGCGACATCATCCGGTTCGCGATCAAGAACATCGACAAGATCAACGCCCTCTCGTTCCAGCCCGTCTCCTTCACGGGCCGCGACGAGGAGATCGACGACGAGACGCGGAAGAAGCAGCGCTACACGCTCTCGCACCTGGCCAGCGACGTGAAGACCCAGGCCGGGCTCGGCGAGCCGATGCGCGACTGGTTCCCGCTCTCGGCTTCGGGTCCGTTCTCCGACCTGCGCGACCTCCTCGGCGGCCTCGAGGCCGAGTGGGGCTCGCTGAAGTGCGGCTGCCACCCGAACTGCGGCATCGCGACGATGGTCCTCGTCCACGAGAAGACGGGCGACGCGGTCCCGGTCACCCAGCTCCTCGACGTCGACCAGCTCCTGCGCGACCTGACCGTCATCACGGACGCGGCGCGCGGGCGCTTCCTCACGGTCCTGCAGGCGGCCCTCGCCACGGCGCGCAACATCCGGCCCGCGGGCGTGCCGAGGAACCTCGGTGTCCTCGAGACGCTGAAGATCATGGACGGCCACACCGGCAAGTCGATGGGGATCGCGAAGGAGGGGCGCTACCCGTGGCGCGTCCTCCTCGTGGCCGGAATGTGGTTCCAGGACCTCTTCAACTACGACTTCCGCCGCACCGAGATGTGCATCATCCCGTACGGCACGCAGCTCGGCGAGATCTCCTTCTGCGCCTACAACACGGGCGCCGGGTGGAGGCAGATCATCGAGGAGATGCACCAGACGGCCACGCTCGCCGACTGGTACCGCGACAAGGGGCGGCACCCGATCTACGCCGGGGGCAAGGCGGTTCCTCTGCCGACGTACCGGCCAAAGCCAGCGACCGCGCCGGAAGAGCTGCCCCAGGCCGCGAAGCTGGGCGTCGGGATGGCCTTGCCGTCGTTCGGGACGGCTGCGGGCAAGTAG
- a CDS encoding FAD-dependent oxidoreductase, with amino-acid sequence MTRGLAPADVVVAGGGIAAAALALDLARRDLTVDLLAGIRAGLPSAPGGPVAAQATVEAVPEALADLALLSRHLFSDWLSALEEETGLPCEYDERGAMTVALDDAEEVLLDRALDAQRSRGIHFEVLEPDEARGREPALAASVQAAFSFPRDGVARAGRVGRAVVLAARAAGVRVHEGNAALGVTLSAGRVSGLETAAGHLPAESVVLADRAGPGRVGGTAHVRFAGFVRPWLRLDATRDPDRPTRLLRSRGVSLVPRRDGSILALGRPEPLPGAGCPGAGSLAALLTEVQRLVPASSGWTFVETGAGREFSAPDRLPVVGETSTPGLFVVAGWGPDELLLTPAAAAVAADLVTGQTPPLAAAPFSPGRMGA; translated from the coding sequence TTGACGCGCGGCCTCGCGCCGGCGGACGTCGTCGTCGCCGGCGGCGGTATCGCGGCGGCGGCCCTCGCCCTGGACCTCGCCCGGCGGGACCTGACGGTCGACCTTCTGGCCGGCATCCGGGCCGGGCTTCCGTCGGCGCCCGGGGGCCCGGTGGCGGCCCAGGCGACGGTGGAGGCCGTGCCCGAGGCGCTCGCCGACCTCGCGCTCCTCTCCCGGCACCTCTTCTCCGACTGGCTCTCGGCCCTGGAGGAGGAAACGGGACTGCCCTGCGAATACGACGAGCGCGGCGCGATGACCGTGGCCCTCGACGACGCCGAGGAAGTCCTCCTGGACCGCGCCCTCGATGCACAGCGGTCCCGGGGGATCCACTTCGAGGTGCTCGAGCCCGACGAGGCGCGTGGGCGGGAGCCCGCGCTCGCGGCGTCGGTCCAGGCCGCGTTCTCCTTTCCGCGCGACGGCGTGGCGAGGGCCGGTCGGGTGGGGCGGGCCGTCGTGCTGGCGGCGCGCGCCGCGGGCGTGAGGGTCCACGAGGGGAACGCCGCGCTGGGGGTGACCCTTTCGGCCGGGCGGGTCTCCGGCCTCGAGACGGCGGCCGGGCACCTCCCGGCCGAGTCCGTCGTTCTCGCGGACCGGGCGGGGCCGGGCCGGGTGGGTGGAACCGCGCACGTCCGGTTCGCCGGCTTCGTGCGGCCGTGGCTGCGGCTGGACGCCACGCGCGATCCCGATCGGCCGACGCGGCTCCTGCGTTCGCGGGGGGTCTCCCTGGTCCCCCGTCGCGACGGCTCGATCCTCGCGCTGGGACGGCCGGAGCCGCTCCCCGGAGCGGGATGTCCGGGCGCGGGCTCGCTGGCGGCGCTCCTGACGGAGGTCCAGCGCCTCGTCCCGGCATCCTCGGGCTGGACGTTCGTCGAGACGGGGGCGGGCCGCGAGTTTTCGGCGCCCGATCGACTTCCCGTCGTCGGCGAGACGTCCACTCCCGGCCTCTTCGTGGTGGCGGGCTGGGGGCCGGACGAGCTGCTCCTGACGCCTGCGGCGGCAGCCGTGGCGGCCGACCTCGTCACGGGGCAGACCCCTCCCCTGGCGGCGGCTCCGTTCTCGCCAGGTCGAATGGGAGCCTGA
- a CDS encoding peptidylprolyl isomerase produces the protein MGLALAGAFSVPAEAAAAQQKKAAPKKKEKKVSSKPRDYAKTLAVLKTSQGDVTIRFFNEKAPGHVKNFVDLAAAGFYDGTLFHRVIPDFMVQGGDPFTKDPSKDALFGTGGNTDKAGKPLNVKAEFNDTSHKRGVLSMARASDPDSASSQFFIVVKDSPFLDRQYTVFGEVVKGMDVVDRIVTESNADTSDPRSGGKPRAYQKILKVELVEQTPDKA, from the coding sequence ATGGGTCTCGCGCTCGCGGGGGCATTCAGCGTCCCGGCCGAGGCCGCCGCCGCCCAGCAGAAGAAGGCCGCCCCGAAGAAGAAGGAGAAAAAGGTGTCGTCCAAGCCCCGCGACTACGCGAAGACCCTCGCGGTCCTGAAGACCTCCCAGGGAGACGTGACGATCCGGTTCTTCAACGAAAAGGCCCCCGGCCACGTGAAGAACTTCGTCGACCTCGCTGCCGCCGGCTTCTACGACGGGACGCTCTTCCATCGCGTGATCCCCGACTTCATGGTCCAGGGGGGCGACCCCTTCACGAAGGACCCCTCCAAGGACGCTCTCTTCGGAACCGGCGGCAACACCGACAAGGCCGGCAAGCCCCTGAACGTCAAGGCCGAGTTCAACGACACGAGCCACAAGCGGGGCGTCCTCTCGATGGCCCGCGCGAGCGACCCCGACTCGGCGTCGTCCCAGTTCTTCATCGTCGTGAAGGACTCGCCGTTCCTGGACCGGCAGTACACCGTCTTCGGCGAGGTCGTGAAGGGGATGGACGTCGTCGACCGGATCGTCACCGAGTCGAATGCCGACACGTCCGACCCGCGCAGCGGCGGGAAGCCCCGCGCGTACCAGAAAATCCTGAAGGTCGAGCTCGTCGAGCAGACCCCCGACAAGGCGTGA